The following are encoded in a window of Paenibacillaceae bacterium GAS479 genomic DNA:
- a CDS encoding 3-oxoacyl-[acyl-carrier-protein] synthase-3: protein MTLIPVGIIGTGKYVPERVLTNEDLEQIVETNDEWIVTRTGIRERRIAAEHQATSDLAYEAGIKALESAGLTAEDLDLIIVATITPDMFFPSTASLLQHRLGATRAAAFDLSAACSGFIYGLATASNMIATGMYKNILLVGAECLSRITDYSDRNTCILFGDGAGAVVLGEVPAGRGFQSFELGSDGSGGQLLKIPGGGSRLPSTADSVESKQHYLKMAGNDVFKFAVRVMGSSAENALAKAGMTKADIDLLIPHQANIRIIQSALNRLELSEDKAMVNLDRYGNVSAASIPLALAEAVEQGRVQEGDKLLLVGFGGGLTWGACTLVW, encoded by the coding sequence ATGACATTAATCCCGGTAGGTATTATCGGTACGGGCAAATATGTTCCAGAGCGCGTCCTTACGAATGAGGATCTGGAGCAAATTGTGGAGACCAATGACGAGTGGATCGTCACCCGCACTGGAATCCGCGAACGGAGAATCGCGGCCGAGCATCAAGCGACCTCCGATCTCGCCTACGAGGCTGGCATCAAGGCGCTGGAGAGCGCCGGACTGACGGCGGAGGATCTGGATCTCATCATCGTAGCGACGATTACGCCGGATATGTTCTTCCCGTCTACGGCAAGCTTGCTGCAGCATCGGCTCGGCGCTACCCGCGCAGCAGCTTTTGATCTGTCGGCAGCTTGCTCCGGCTTTATCTACGGCTTAGCTACGGCGTCCAACATGATCGCAACAGGCATGTACAAAAATATTCTGCTGGTCGGAGCCGAATGCCTTTCGCGCATTACGGACTATAGCGACCGCAACACTTGCATCTTGTTCGGCGACGGAGCCGGAGCGGTTGTGCTCGGCGAAGTTCCGGCAGGGCGCGGCTTCCAATCGTTTGAGCTTGGCTCGGACGGCTCGGGCGGCCAGCTGCTCAAAATTCCGGGAGGCGGCTCACGCCTGCCATCCACGGCGGACAGTGTTGAATCCAAGCAGCATTATCTCAAAATGGCCGGTAACGACGTGTTCAAATTCGCCGTCCGCGTCATGGGCTCTTCCGCTGAGAACGCCCTTGCTAAAGCAGGCATGACCAAAGCCGACATCGACCTGCTTATTCCACATCAGGCGAACATCCGTATCATCCAGTCGGCCTTGAATCGATTGGAGCTTTCGGAAGACAAGGCAATGGTCAATCTGGATCGTTACGGCAATGTGTCGGCGGCCTCGATTCCGCTGGCGCTAGCTGAGGCGGTCGAGCAAGGACGCGTCCAAGAGGGTGATAAGCTGCTGCTTGTCGGCTTCGGCGGCGGACTGACCTGGGGTGCTTGCACGCTCGTTTGGTAA
- a CDS encoding [acyl-carrier-protein] S-malonyltransferase: protein MSKIAFVFPGQGAQVVGMGKDLYDSSPRARAVFEEADSALGFPLSDIIFSGPDEALKQTANTQPALLTVSIAFLEAFRESGITPDFAAGHSLGEYSALTAAGSLGFADAVRTVRARGEFMEQAVPGGKGAMSAVLGAEREALAALCASISAEGHAVELANVNCPGQIVISGSAEGVALASERIKEAGAKRAIALEVSGPFHSSLMKPAAERLSEVLEQVAISDASIPVIANVTAEAVTSAADIRRLLVEQVYSPVLWEDTVQGLIREGVDTFVELGSGAVLAGLIKKTDRSVRVLSVNSVESLQAAVAELQSQS, encoded by the coding sequence TTGAGCAAAATTGCATTTGTATTTCCGGGACAGGGAGCCCAGGTTGTCGGAATGGGCAAGGATCTGTACGACTCCAGCCCGCGTGCCCGTGCGGTGTTCGAGGAAGCCGATTCCGCGCTAGGTTTCCCTCTGTCGGATATTATATTCAGCGGACCAGATGAAGCTCTGAAACAGACCGCTAACACGCAGCCTGCTCTTCTGACGGTCAGCATTGCCTTTCTGGAGGCGTTTCGGGAGTCCGGTATTACGCCTGACTTTGCAGCAGGACATAGTCTCGGTGAGTACAGCGCGCTGACGGCTGCGGGATCGCTCGGTTTTGCCGATGCGGTGCGCACTGTACGTGCTCGCGGCGAGTTCATGGAGCAAGCTGTACCGGGCGGCAAAGGCGCGATGAGCGCTGTGCTCGGTGCGGAGCGTGAAGCTTTGGCGGCACTCTGCGCGTCTATATCTGCGGAAGGACATGCTGTTGAGCTGGCAAACGTCAACTGTCCAGGACAGATTGTCATTTCCGGCAGCGCCGAAGGGGTTGCTCTAGCTAGTGAGCGGATCAAAGAAGCGGGAGCCAAGCGCGCTATTGCGCTGGAAGTGAGTGGTCCTTTCCACTCTTCGCTGATGAAGCCGGCGGCGGAGCGCCTATCCGAAGTGCTGGAGCAGGTCGCAATTAGCGACGCCTCTATACCGGTCATTGCCAATGTCACGGCAGAAGCTGTTACATCTGCCGCCGACATCCGCAGGCTGCTTGTTGAGCAGGTATACTCCCCGGTGCTGTGGGAGGATACGGTGCAGGGGTTGATCCGCGAGGGCGTGGACACCTTTGTCGAGCTCGGTTCGGGAGCAGTACTGGCGGGGCTTATCAAAAAAACCGACCGGAGCGTGCGTGTCCTGTCCGTGAACAGCGTTGAATCGCTGCAAGCGGCAGTTGCCGAGCTTCAGTCCCAATCCTAA
- a CDS encoding 3-oxoacyl-[acyl-carrier-protein] reductase, with amino-acid sequence MFADLTGKTALVTGASRGIGRAIAVALAEAGADVAVNYSGSEAAAAETAAAVEALGRKALILKGDVGKSADFDGLVKSVLDAWGKIDILVNNAGITRDNLIMRMKEEEFDQVIETNLKGVFNGIKAVSRPMMKQRFGRIINISSVVGALGNPGQANYVAAKAGVIGLTKSSARELSSRGITVNCVAPGFIETDMTGKLPEEARQALLGGIPLARLGKPEDIAAAVRFLASDAAGYMTGQTVHVDGGMYM; translated from the coding sequence ATGTTTGCAGATTTAACTGGCAAAACGGCTCTCGTCACCGGAGCTTCGCGCGGCATCGGCCGGGCAATTGCAGTAGCGCTTGCCGAGGCTGGCGCGGATGTCGCCGTCAACTACTCTGGAAGCGAAGCGGCAGCGGCTGAGACTGCCGCTGCCGTAGAAGCACTCGGCCGCAAGGCGCTCATCCTCAAAGGCGACGTCGGCAAATCCGCTGATTTCGACGGTTTGGTCAAGAGCGTCCTGGATGCTTGGGGCAAAATCGATATCCTGGTCAACAACGCCGGTATTACGCGTGACAACTTGATCATGCGCATGAAGGAAGAGGAATTTGACCAAGTTATCGAAACGAATCTGAAGGGTGTATTCAACGGTATTAAAGCCGTTAGTCGCCCGATGATGAAGCAACGCTTCGGCCGTATTATCAATATTTCTTCGGTCGTTGGCGCGCTTGGCAACCCTGGGCAAGCCAACTATGTAGCGGCTAAAGCCGGTGTTATTGGCTTGACGAAGTCCTCTGCCCGCGAGCTGAGCTCACGCGGTATTACGGTCAACTGTGTTGCGCCGGGCTTCATCGAGACGGATATGACGGGCAAGCTGCCAGAAGAGGCGCGTCAGGCTCTCTTGGGCGGCATTCCGCTGGCTCGTCTGGGCAAACCGGAGGATATTGCTGCGGCCGTGCGCTTCTTGGCATCCGATGCGGCGGGTTACATGACCGGCCAAACCGTCCATGTAGACGGCGGCATGTACATGTAA
- a CDS encoding acyl carrier protein, whose translation MSEVVDRVKRIVVDRLGVDEAEVTLEASFKDDLGADSLDVVELVMELEDEFDLEISDEDAEKITTVGEVVNYIQSHT comes from the coding sequence ATGTCCGAAGTAGTGGATCGCGTCAAACGCATCGTAGTCGATCGCCTTGGCGTTGACGAAGCGGAAGTAACCCTCGAAGCTTCCTTCAAGGATGACCTCGGCGCTGACTCGTTAGACGTTGTCGAGCTGGTCATGGAACTTGAAGATGAATTCGACCTGGAGATCTCTGATGAAGATGCAGAGAAGATTACAACTGTGGGAGAAGTAGTCAATTACATACAATCTCATACGTAA
- a CDS encoding 3-oxoacyl-[acyl-carrier-protein] synthase II, translating to MSMKNRVVVTGLGVLTSLGDNKEEFWGNLMEGKSGISSIESFDVSDYTTQIAAEVKDFSPEKYGLDKKEARRMDRFVQMAVVASLKAIEDAKLRIGENSDAERTGVMVGSGIGGLGTWEDQHSILLEKGPKRVSPFFIPMMIANMASGQVSMATGAKGPNSTVVTACATGTHSIGDSFKMIQRGDADVMICGGAESTIRPMAMAGFCSMRAMSVRNDEPQLASRPFDVDRDGFVMGEGAGVLILESLEHAQARGAHIYAEVIGYGMSGDAHHMTEPDPAGAARCMKMAIRDAGLKPEDIDYINAHGTSTPVGDKSETTAIKTTFGDHAYKLAVSSTKSMTGHLLGAAGGVEAVILAMTLEQGIIAPTINLVNQDPECDLDYVPNVPRKADVRVALSNSFGFGGHNATIILKKHEA from the coding sequence ATGTCCATGAAAAATAGAGTCGTAGTTACCGGCCTAGGTGTATTGACAAGCCTAGGTGACAATAAGGAAGAGTTCTGGGGAAACCTGATGGAAGGCAAGTCGGGCATATCCAGCATCGAATCATTCGACGTCTCTGACTATACAACGCAAATCGCGGCGGAAGTTAAAGATTTCAGCCCAGAGAAGTACGGACTGGACAAAAAGGAAGCACGTCGCATGGACCGTTTCGTCCAGATGGCAGTTGTAGCGAGTCTAAAAGCGATTGAAGACGCGAAGCTGCGCATTGGCGAGAACAGCGATGCCGAGCGCACTGGCGTAATGGTCGGCTCCGGTATCGGCGGCCTGGGAACTTGGGAAGATCAGCATAGCATCCTGCTCGAAAAGGGTCCTAAGCGCGTCAGCCCATTTTTCATCCCGATGATGATTGCCAATATGGCATCTGGCCAAGTGTCCATGGCGACAGGCGCTAAAGGGCCTAACTCGACGGTTGTGACCGCCTGTGCGACTGGAACGCATTCGATCGGCGATTCATTCAAAATGATCCAACGCGGCGATGCCGACGTTATGATCTGCGGCGGCGCCGAGTCGACGATTCGTCCCATGGCAATGGCTGGATTTTGCAGCATGCGGGCGATGTCCGTGCGCAACGATGAGCCGCAACTAGCCAGCCGTCCCTTCGATGTAGACCGTGACGGATTCGTCATGGGCGAAGGAGCGGGCGTACTGATCCTTGAATCGCTGGAGCATGCACAGGCGCGCGGCGCACATATTTACGCTGAGGTTATCGGCTACGGTATGAGCGGCGATGCGCATCATATGACGGAGCCTGATCCTGCTGGAGCGGCACGTTGCATGAAGATGGCGATTCGCGATGCCGGCCTCAAGCCGGAAGATATCGATTACATTAATGCTCACGGTACCTCGACGCCGGTTGGCGACAAGTCCGAGACAACTGCAATCAAAACGACATTCGGCGACCATGCCTACAAGCTGGCTGTCAGCTCCACCAAGTCGATGACGGGCCATCTGCTCGGCGCCGCGGGCGGAGTAGAGGCGGTTATCCTGGCAATGACGCTGGAGCAAGGTATTATCGCACCGACGATCAACCTTGTGAACCAAGATCCAGAATGCGATCTTGATTACGTACCGAACGTACCACGTAAGGCGGACGTGCGAGTGGCGCTCTCGAACTCTTTCGGCTTCGGCGGCCATAACGCGACGATCATCTTGAAAAAGCATGAAGCGTGA
- a CDS encoding ribonuclease-3, producing the protein MKRDRFQDLQRQLGLPFRKPQLLRLAFTHTSYVNEHRSSVSEDNERLEFLGDAVLQLLVSEHLFQTHPQRPEGELTRMRAAIVCEPSLARFAELLDFGSFVRLGKGEEQLGGRQRPALLADLFEAFVGALYLDAGVDTVREFLRKEMFPRLEDTPGLSGKDYKSKLQELAQNLSLGAVEYRVAEERGPAHDREFVVEVLVGEQVLGIGSGRTKKEAEQRAAEEAWERTREKV; encoded by the coding sequence ATGAAGCGTGATCGATTTCAAGATCTTCAGCGGCAATTGGGTCTTCCGTTTCGCAAACCCCAGCTGCTGAGACTGGCCTTTACGCATACATCTTATGTCAACGAGCATCGGAGCAGTGTTTCCGAAGATAACGAGCGGCTGGAGTTTCTCGGTGATGCCGTGCTGCAACTGCTCGTCTCGGAGCATCTATTCCAGACTCATCCCCAGCGGCCCGAGGGCGAGCTGACCCGGATGCGGGCGGCTATCGTCTGCGAGCCATCGCTGGCGCGCTTTGCAGAGCTGCTTGACTTCGGTTCCTTTGTCCGGCTCGGCAAGGGCGAGGAGCAGCTCGGCGGACGACAACGTCCGGCGCTGCTGGCAGATCTGTTTGAAGCTTTTGTCGGTGCGCTCTACTTGGATGCTGGTGTGGACACCGTTCGGGAGTTTCTCCGCAAGGAGATGTTCCCGCGGCTGGAGGACACGCCTGGGCTATCCGGCAAGGACTACAAGTCCAAGCTGCAGGAGCTGGCGCAAAACTTGTCACTCGGCGCAGTGGAATATCGCGTAGCCGAGGAGCGGGGGCCTGCTCATGACCGTGAGTTCGTCGTCGAGGTGCTAGTCGGCGAGCAAGTGCTTGGCATCGGCTCCGGCCGCACCAAAAAAGAAGCCGAGCAACGCGCGGCTGAGGAAGCTTGGGAGCGGACACGCGAGAAAGTATGA
- a CDS encoding condensin subunit Smc: MLLKRIELSGFKSFADKTEMEFVRGITAVVGPNGSGKSNISDGIRWVLGEQSAKSLRGGKMEDIIFAGSDARKAVNFGEVSLTLDNTDGTLSVEHHEVTVTRRVHRSGDSEYMINRQPCRLKDITELFMDTGIGKEAYSIIGQGRIEEILSTRSEDRRGIFEEASGIVKYKSRKKEAQRKLDDTENNLLRIHDLVSELEDQVEPLREQSERAVLYKALKEELKNSEISLYVHQIDGVHKSWNENSGRLEALKQEELELASVVSRHDASLEKDRQQLRRLEEQIEELHAGMLEYSEEFEKCEGYGEVLKERRHYLGDSREQLQQSLEALTLRKAELTAEEDTVRAKAGILEAELIDLRSRMGSEENRLQGVAGGTSIEAGESLKGELLEVLSTMAQLRNEIRYAEQQQEALLRRKERLGGEEGKWQEQSSRLGARQAELSKALAATSLELESIGSKYIQESQRVQQLQKQQEEASGALRSWEQRKEALVSRRDTMKEMQDALDGFMHGVREVLKASRRSSGGLDGVHGAVAELIRVPQRIETAVETALGGSLQHVVMQDERTARAAIAFLKQRQLGRATFLPLDVIKARTVPEQDRRQIASIEGFIGIAAELVTSEPKYEAIVGNLLGNVLLADNLEAANRIAARCSYRFRVVTLEGDVVNAGGSMTGGSLQKKGASLLGRQRQIEQLDEESRELQQQLDRVRAELSDLRKEGSIAAQNRDELRESAERLKLQEQQQRAELQHAESELAALAEQGAVFSADRSGYEAEEQGLVQSAADAAVRLDELGIREAGLQEAIRIAEERRKANESEKEELQVQLTDLKIQVAKADQERLAVQDTLNRLRGESSRTGSEAAAVEVQLRQRSAELEKLEADSVLQIEELNRLRLRKQECSEQTDLKRSARADKSRELELMENETREQRNGLKRVEEQLRQTEIAVNRLDVELDNLLRKLSEEYGLSYELAKARYTLEGDAAETQSAVRDLKRRIGALGEVNLGAIEEYQRVRERFEFLDSQRQDLMEAKATLYEVIREMEEEMSRRFRITFEEIRKHFVVVFAKLFGGGRADLTLADPERILDTGIDILAQPPGKKLQNLQLLSGGERALTAIALLFAILQVKPVPFCVLDEVEAALDEANVSRFAQYLREFSELTQFIVVTHRKGTMEEADVLYGVTMEEGGVSKLVSVRLEDEFGDEGESASA, translated from the coding sequence ATGTTGTTGAAACGTATTGAACTATCCGGTTTTAAGTCCTTCGCTGATAAGACCGAGATGGAGTTTGTCCGGGGTATTACCGCTGTTGTCGGCCCCAATGGGAGCGGCAAAAGCAATATTTCCGACGGCATCCGCTGGGTGCTGGGGGAGCAGAGCGCCAAAAGTCTGCGCGGCGGCAAGATGGAGGATATCATCTTCGCTGGCAGTGATGCGCGTAAAGCGGTCAATTTTGGCGAAGTGTCGCTGACGCTGGACAATACTGACGGTACTCTTTCTGTAGAGCACCACGAGGTGACGGTCACACGGCGTGTGCATCGCAGCGGCGACAGCGAGTACATGATTAACCGCCAGCCTTGCCGGCTAAAGGATATTACCGAGCTGTTCATGGACACCGGCATCGGCAAAGAGGCTTACTCCATAATCGGCCAAGGCCGGATCGAGGAGATTCTCAGTACCCGCTCGGAGGACCGTCGCGGTATTTTTGAGGAAGCTTCAGGCATTGTAAAGTACAAGTCCCGCAAAAAGGAAGCCCAGCGCAAGCTGGACGACACCGAGAACAATCTGCTGCGCATCCATGATCTTGTGTCGGAGCTGGAGGATCAGGTGGAGCCGCTGCGGGAGCAGTCCGAACGTGCGGTACTGTACAAGGCGCTCAAGGAAGAGCTCAAAAACAGCGAGATTTCCCTGTATGTCCACCAGATCGACGGCGTGCATAAGAGCTGGAACGAGAACAGCGGACGTCTGGAGGCTCTGAAGCAGGAGGAGCTGGAGCTTGCCTCGGTTGTCAGTCGTCATGATGCTTCCTTGGAGAAGGACCGTCAGCAGCTGCGCCGCCTGGAGGAGCAGATTGAAGAGCTTCATGCCGGGATGCTGGAGTACAGCGAGGAATTTGAAAAATGCGAGGGCTACGGCGAGGTGCTCAAGGAACGCCGCCATTATCTCGGCGACAGCCGTGAGCAGCTGCAGCAGTCGCTTGAAGCGCTGACGCTACGGAAGGCCGAGCTTACCGCCGAGGAAGACACGGTACGAGCCAAGGCTGGCATCCTGGAGGCCGAGCTGATCGATCTGCGCAGCCGCATGGGTAGCGAGGAGAATCGGCTGCAAGGCGTTGCAGGCGGCACCTCGATTGAGGCTGGCGAGTCGCTGAAGGGCGAGCTGCTTGAAGTGCTCAGCACGATGGCTCAGCTGCGCAACGAGATCCGCTATGCGGAACAGCAGCAGGAAGCGTTGCTGCGGCGCAAGGAAAGGCTCGGCGGGGAAGAGGGCAAGTGGCAGGAGCAATCTAGCCGCCTTGGGGCGAGGCAAGCGGAGCTTAGCAAGGCGCTCGCGGCTACGTCTCTTGAGCTAGAGAGCATCGGCAGCAAATACATACAGGAATCACAGCGCGTCCAGCAGCTGCAAAAGCAGCAGGAAGAAGCGTCCGGCGCTCTGAGGAGCTGGGAGCAGCGCAAGGAGGCGTTAGTGTCCCGCCGCGATACGATGAAGGAAATGCAGGATGCGCTTGACGGGTTTATGCACGGCGTACGTGAGGTGCTGAAGGCGTCTCGCCGCTCTTCTGGCGGCCTGGATGGCGTGCATGGAGCTGTGGCTGAGTTAATTCGTGTGCCGCAGCGCATCGAGACGGCGGTAGAAACCGCGCTTGGCGGTTCTCTACAGCATGTCGTCATGCAAGACGAGCGGACGGCGCGGGCGGCGATTGCTTTTCTGAAGCAACGCCAGCTCGGCCGAGCGACGTTCCTGCCGCTTGATGTCATCAAGGCGCGGACTGTACCGGAGCAGGACCGTAGGCAGATCGCTTCGATAGAGGGCTTCATCGGCATCGCTGCGGAGCTCGTCACGAGTGAGCCGAAGTATGAAGCGATCGTCGGCAATCTGCTCGGCAATGTGCTGCTTGCCGACAATTTGGAAGCGGCGAATCGCATCGCCGCACGCTGCAGCTATCGCTTCCGCGTCGTGACGCTGGAAGGCGACGTTGTTAATGCAGGCGGCTCCATGACTGGAGGAAGCCTGCAGAAGAAGGGGGCCAGCTTGCTAGGCCGCCAAAGACAAATTGAGCAGCTCGACGAGGAGTCGCGCGAGCTACAGCAGCAGTTGGACCGCGTGCGGGCGGAGCTGTCCGACCTGCGCAAGGAAGGTTCGATCGCGGCGCAGAACCGCGATGAGCTGCGCGAGAGCGCGGAGCGCCTCAAGCTGCAGGAGCAGCAGCAGCGCGCCGAGCTGCAGCATGCTGAGAGTGAGCTTGCTGCGCTGGCGGAGCAAGGAGCTGTATTCAGCGCCGACCGCTCCGGATACGAGGCGGAGGAGCAGGGGCTCGTCCAGAGCGCGGCCGATGCGGCTGTGCGGCTGGACGAGCTGGGCATCCGCGAGGCTGGGCTGCAGGAAGCGATCCGTATCGCCGAGGAGCGCCGCAAGGCGAACGAATCGGAGAAGGAAGAGCTTCAGGTTCAGCTGACTGATCTTAAGATCCAGGTGGCCAAGGCGGATCAGGAGCGGCTCGCCGTGCAGGATACGCTGAACCGGCTGCGCGGCGAATCGAGCCGGACGGGAAGCGAGGCTGCTGCTGTTGAAGTGCAGCTGCGCCAACGATCCGCCGAGCTTGAGAAGCTGGAGGCGGACTCCGTGCTGCAGATCGAGGAACTGAACCGGCTGCGTCTGCGTAAGCAGGAATGCAGCGAGCAGACCGATCTGAAGCGCTCTGCGCGCGCCGACAAGAGCCGTGAGCTGGAACTCATGGAAAATGAGACGCGCGAACAGAGGAACGGACTGAAGCGTGTGGAAGAGCAGCTGCGTCAGACCGAGATCGCCGTCAACCGGCTCGATGTCGAGCTGGATAATCTGCTGCGCAAGCTGAGTGAGGAGTACGGCCTCAGCTATGAGCTGGCCAAGGCGCGTTATACGCTGGAAGGCGATGCTGCGGAAACCCAGTCTGCCGTAAGAGATCTCAAACGGCGCATTGGAGCGCTCGGTGAGGTCAATCTTGGGGCGATCGAAGAGTACCAGCGCGTACGCGAGCGCTTCGAGTTTCTCGACAGCCAGCGGCAGGATCTTATGGAAGCAAAAGCGACGCTTTACGAGGTCATCCGCGAGATGGAGGAAGAGATGTCCCGTCGCTTCCGTATTACCTTCGAGGAAATCCGCAAACATTTTGTCGTTGTGTTTGCCAAGTTGTTCGGCGGCGGTCGCGCCGATTTGACGCTTGCCGATCCCGAGCGGATTTTGGATACGGGCATCGATATTCTGGCTCAACCGCCAGGCAAAAAGCTGCAGAATCTACAGCTGCTGTCGGGCGGGGAGCGGGCTCTAACAGCAATTGCGTTGTTATTTGCCATCCTGCAGGTGAAGCCGGTGCCGTTCTGTGTGCTCGACGAAGTCGAAGCGGCGCTCGATGAGGCCAATGTATCGCGCTTTGCCCAGTATTTGCGGGAGTTTTCCGAGTTGACTCAATTCATCGTTGTTACGCACCGCAAAGGCACGATGGAAGAGGCCGATGTGCTGTACGGTGTCACGATGGAGGAGGGCGGCGTGTCCAAGCTCGTGTCGGTGCGCCTGGAGGACGAGTTCGGAGACGAAGGTGAGTCTGCATCTGCGTGA
- a CDS encoding fused signal recognition particle receptor → MGFFKKLKDSIASKTESVTNVFKEGLAKTRTALVERVEELITRRKKIDEEFYEELEEILISADVGVNTVMDLIEDLRAEVKKRKIEDAAQLQPVLSEKLIGLLGADDNNILRMAESGITVILFVGVNGVGKTTTIGKLAHRFKSEGKSVLLAAGDTFRAGAIEQLEVWGQRVGVDVIRQQSGSDPAAVMFDAVQAAKQRKVDVLLCDTAGRLQNKNNLMDELNKIFRVIQREIPSAPHEVLLVLDANTGQNALSQAKLFGEKSGVTGLVLTKLDSTAKGGIVIAIRHELSLPVKFVGLGEKMEDLQQFDSEQFVHALFAGLIRDQEPEKE, encoded by the coding sequence ATGGGCTTTTTTAAGAAGCTTAAGGATAGCATCGCGAGCAAAACGGAATCCGTCACAAATGTATTTAAAGAAGGTCTGGCCAAGACGCGCACGGCCCTCGTCGAAAGAGTCGAGGAGTTAATCACGCGGCGCAAAAAGATCGACGAAGAGTTCTATGAGGAGCTTGAGGAGATTCTGATCAGCGCCGATGTCGGCGTCAATACGGTTATGGATCTGATCGAAGATCTGCGTGCCGAGGTTAAAAAGCGGAAGATCGAAGATGCGGCTCAGCTGCAGCCTGTGCTCTCCGAGAAGCTGATCGGCTTGCTCGGCGCGGACGACAACAACATCTTGCGCATGGCCGAGAGCGGCATTACGGTCATCCTGTTCGTCGGCGTGAACGGCGTCGGCAAAACGACGACGATCGGCAAGCTTGCTCATCGCTTCAAAAGCGAAGGCAAATCGGTACTGCTGGCCGCTGGTGATACATTCCGCGCCGGGGCGATCGAACAGTTGGAAGTTTGGGGCCAGCGTGTCGGCGTTGATGTCATTCGCCAGCAGTCGGGCTCCGACCCGGCGGCCGTTATGTTTGATGCCGTACAGGCAGCCAAGCAGCGTAAGGTAGACGTATTGTTATGCGACACGGCGGGACGGCTGCAGAACAAGAATAACCTCATGGATGAGCTGAACAAGATTTTCCGCGTTATCCAGCGGGAAATCCCAAGTGCGCCGCATGAGGTACTGCTTGTGCTCGATGCCAACACAGGCCAGAATGCGCTCAGCCAAGCGAAGCTTTTCGGCGAGAAAAGCGGTGTGACCGGTCTTGTACTGACCAAACTGGACAGCACTGCCAAGGGCGGCATCGTCATCGCGATTCGGCATGAGCTGAGTCTGCCGGTTAAGTTTGTTGGTCTCGGCGAGAAGATGGAGGATCTCCAGCAGTTTGACAGCGAGCAGTTCGTGCATGCGTTGTTTGCCGGGCTAATTCGCGATCAGGAGCCGGAGAAAGAGTAG